The DNA sequence CGAGAATGAAGAGTGCTCGGTTTATCCAGTGGGTTGGATAACTGGGATGGATATCTACATGAGCTTGTAGTAGCAGTCACCTCCACTGAGAAGGAACTGATACGCTTTGTCACAGTGACACCTGAAGTGAATTACCAAGCAGTCATCCTTCTTCTCCACACTCACAGATTCCGCAAATTCTTTCCCCCCGTCATCCTGTAAATTCTTTATGCATCAAAATTAATTGACATTTTAATCACAAAAATACCAAATCATACTTGCTTTGACTGGTTAATTAAAAAGCACATGAAACATGGAAAAGAAATCAAATTGTATAGCTTTTAGTGTTAGATTATTCAGACCCAAGACAATAGAATGGCCATATCTTCTTTCTGATCTTGTTTGTTCGAAGAAAATCAAAATACCAAATCTTACTATCTATGATTGATTAGTTAAAAAATCATATCAGTTTCAGACCCAATACCTCCGCAGTAGCAGTAGCATTGTCATGAAAATCTTGATCAGTAGCATCAACAGTTTGCACTTGTTCTTCTtccgcttcttcttcttcttcttttttttcttcggcCGCTTGCTCCTCgtgatcttcatcttcttccattaAGTCTTCTTCCCGCATCAGTTGCTGGCACCACAGGCTCATCTCTCTCAATCGGCCCTTCATCCTCTGCAGCCTCTGCAATCATTTTCCCCAAAAACCAATTTCAAAAACAATCGAAACAGAAGAAAAGAATCAAACTTTCGAAGATTAAAGAAAAAATCAACAATTTCCGCAAAACCCTATTTCATCAACAATCCAGAAACAGATAAAGAATTCAGCTTTTCGCAGATTAAAGCATAAAATCAAAAAATCATTTCATCACCAATCCAAAACGAGAGAAAGAAATGAGTTTTTATAAAgattaaagaataaattaattaaagaatttgtCATTACCTTAGAATTGGGGGTGTCAATGTCGGTGGAGAAGTGGAAATCTtgggaggaggtggaggagcgGGAGGAGGTCTTGGCCGGAGAGGGGTTGAGATCCGAGACAGAGCGCTGGAGAGTCTGCGGTGGAGGAAGAGGAGGCAGGACCGCTGCCGGGGAATGGAACGGAGTCTTGGGGAAGTGGAGTCGGTCAGGAGAGTAGGACGGAGTCATGTTGCACAAAGAACCGCCACAGCGAGAAGCAGAGAGAGAATGCTCAAATGCGTAGTTGGGGGTGGTCGCAGACGGAAGGTTGTAGGGGTCGGAGATGCAGCGGCGGAGAAGAGGGAGGGAGATCCTGCGGTAGCCAGAAGAAGATGCAGGGAGAGAAGAGTCTTGTTCTGGGTGGTTGGATGGAatctggtggtggtggtggtggtggtggtggtggttcatGGTGGCCGGCGGAGGAATTGGGTTTTGGGATTTGTGGGATTATTTGATTTCTTGGAAGCTGTTTGGAATTTTGGGGAGTTTTGATTGGGAAAATGGAGGGAGTGTGGTTGGTTTTTGTAAACAGGGAGAAGGAATTTGCAACGGATTAACAACCGCAACACTCATCGAGATTTGAGAGTCAATCAGTCAACAGTTAATCCGTTAAGTTTTGGCGCCAGATTAAACCAAGGGTTTAATCCCCGTTTTACCGAATAATTTTCCAGCTGGAAGGGTTTAAACAACAAGCCCGTCTAGCTCAGTTGGTAGAGCGCAAGGCTCTTAACCTTGTGGTCGTGGGTTCGAGCCCCACGGTGGGCGatctattcttttcttttcttttcttttttaatttgtacacaCCTTTTTTTCCTTTACACTCCCCATTTGTTTTAAACTTTA is a window from the Malus domestica chromosome 16, GDT2T_hap1 genome containing:
- the LOC103405353 gene encoding uncharacterized protein isoform X2; translated protein: MNHHHHHHHHHQIPSNHPEQDSSLPASSSGYRRISLPLLRRCISDPYNLPSATTPNYAFEHSLSASRCGGSLCNMTPSYSPDRLHFPKTPFHSPAAVLPPLPPPQTLQRSVSDLNPSPAKTSSRSSTSSQDFHFSTDIDTPNSKRLQRMKGRLREMSLWCQQLMREEDLMEEDEDHEEQAAEEKKEEEEEAEEEQVQTVDATDQDFHDNATATAEDDGGKEFAESVSVEKKDDCLVIHFRCHCDKAYQFLLSGGDCYYKLM
- the LOC103405353 gene encoding uncharacterized protein isoform X1: MNHHHHHHHHHQIPSNHPEQDSSLPASSSGYRRISLPLLRRCISDPYNLPSATTPNYAFEHSLSASRCGGSLCNMTPSYSPDRLHFPKTPFHSPAAVLPPLPPPQTLQRSVSDLNPSPAKTSSRSSTSSQDFHFSTDIDTPNSKRLQRMKGRLREMSLWCQQLMREEDLMEEDEDHEEQAAEEKKEEEEEAEEEQVQTVDATDQDFHDNATATAENLQDDGGKEFAESVSVEKKDDCLVIHFRCHCDKAYQFLLSGGDCYYKLM